ATCTATGTCAGCGCCAAAAATCACGGCTTCGATCCGATGACTTATCTTCGCGCCATTCCCAAGGACCGGGCCGTCCAGTTTCACCTGGCCGGCCATAGCAGAAAAAAAACTCACCTGCTTGACACGCATGACCATCCGGTAGCACCCGAAGTATGGGACCTTTACGCCGAGGCATTGAGGCTTTTCGGACCGGTTTCGACCCTGCTTGAACGGGACGATCATATTCCGCCGTTTGAGGAATTGATGGCTGAGGTGGAAAAGGCAAAACAGATTTTTTCGAATGTTTATGAACAAACAGACCCAAAATTTGCAAAAAACAGAGGAACTCCTCTGGAACTTCATCACGGCGCCTGAAGGGGTTCAAAAGGCGCTCGAGGAGCATCCGGACACTCATCTGCCGATCCGCCCGAGCGCCCCCCTGTCACCTGCCGAACGCCTCGATATCTACGCCGACATGTTACCGCATCCGCGACAGCTTGAAGGAGGACTTTCCGGCGGTCTTGAAAATCATCGGGGAAGATCGTTTCCACAATCTGATCACCGATTATTTAATCAAACACCCCTCCACTTCATACACCCTCCGCGATGTGGGGAAAAAACTGCCAGACTTTTTGGGGACGCATCCGTTGAGCGGTAAATATCCTTTTTTGCCCGATCTGGCCCGGCTGGAATGGCTGATCATCGAATCGTTTGACGCCCCCGATTCAAAAACCCTGTCGGTGGATGATCTCAAGGCCTTTGCCCCGGATCAATGGCCGCACCTCACTTTCAAGTTTGTCGACTCCTTTCATCTCATGGAGTCGGGCTGGCCGGTGGGGACCCTCCACAACAGGCCTGTCTCTGAAGCAAAGGAGGCAAAACCAAAAAGTGAAAAATTGCGGATTTGGCGGTTTGACCTGACCGTTTACACGCGAATCGTGGATGACGAAGAATATTCCCTCCTGATGATGATTCAGAAG
Above is a window of Deltaproteobacteria bacterium DNA encoding:
- a CDS encoding putative DNA-binding domain-containing protein, coding for MKIIGEDRFHNLITDYLIKHPSTSYTLRDVGKKLPDFLGTHPLSGKYPFLPDLARLEWLIIESFDAPDSKTLSVDDLKAFAPDQWPHLTFKFVDSFHLMESGWPVGTLHNRPVSEAKEAKPKSEKLRIWRFDLTVYTRIVDDEEYSLLMMIQKGKPFGDICEALAGTCGFEQAVPTAAKKLSGWLKNGLLKEAKL
- a CDS encoding DUF692 family protein, which translates into the protein IYVSAKNHGFDPMTYLRAIPKDRAVQFHLAGHSRKKTHLLDTHDHPVAPEVWDLYAEALRLFGPVSTLLERDDHIPPFEELMAEVEKAKQIFSNVYEQTDPKFAKNRGTPLELHHGA